In the genome of Mangifera indica cultivar Alphonso chromosome 9, CATAS_Mindica_2.1, whole genome shotgun sequence, the window ttaaaagaattaaggAGGTCAAGGCTTCTACCACAAGGGAAAGGGAAGCAAGGCTTCTGCCGCAAgacagaaataagaaaaaaaatatttttatttttaaataatattaaattagatcGGATCAACTTATAAAGTTAATATTAAAGCTCAAGGCTCGACGTAATAAATTTATAGACCTAACTTAATATGTTACAGTATTAAATCAGAtctttttaaatcatatttttttttactccgtattaaatttttattcaatctgATTCAATTAATGACTCAATTAATGTGTTCATACCAAAGTAATCAGTCACATCTTTCTAGTCACCTCTCAAGATAATCCACTTTGACTTAATTCTCTTAACACCAATCAATTTATGGGGATTAGGGCAAAGATCCAGAAGTGACAGAAGCAGTTATATTTGATGGATGTTAATATTATCCTGTCCAAGTCTCAGGGGACCCTGGATAACACGTGGCGCTATACGGTATGCTGtcaacaaattcaatttgacaACCATCAGCTATCGGGGGAAATAATtgccattaatttcattttctgtaCCTATTATGAGCGGTTTCAAAACGCAGACTCGCTAAATTCGCAAAATGCCCACGTCAACGGTGACGTCATTGCCGCCCACTCCTTGGCTCACTTCGGCGTCATTCACATGGCCTTGTGGGGATTCCAGTAAGTTCCCTGGCCAACCATGTCGTCGCTCTTGGCATCCATTTCATCGCCTCCCCATAATAGATAGTCCAcggtagacctggccacggttcatgaaccgtcggtttcggtTTGAAACCGCCGGTttacggttcgaaaatataaggaccctgaaccgaaactgtaacaggacggttcgtccacggttcggaaccgccggttccggttcatggccccagttcggaaccgacggtttcggttcgaaaccgatattgaaccatcaattctaatacattctataattttcactacttgtcattttttgataataaataaaattaattatataaataaattatatgattaattataaaagataataaaaaaataataaataaaattaattatagaaataaattctataattaattatgaattgtataaaaaaaattgaaattgaaattaataaaaaattaagaaagaatttaattaaatttaagaaaatttgattgaattgaaagattgagagaatattaagagtttaaagaatgagaatgagagtttgaaggattgagtgagagagtagagagattgagatttgagagaatagaatttaaagggatatatatagaaaaaaaacttttttgaaaaaaattagaaataggggggTGAATTGGAATGccaaaaattgcaggggacgtCCCTGAACttcactgaaaattgcaggggaccgttggtcccctgcaattttccttcaaaaggcaacggttccctgcgcagggaaccgttgcctttttaaataaaatttaaaaaaaaatcaaaacaatttcaaaaaaatttcaaattttttctgaTTAAGCACAGTAAACctccggttcataaaccggtgtgaaccggcggttccacggttccaatttatgtgaatcggaaccgaaccgtagagctacggtttcggttccggttcagtcCGGTTCCGGTTCTGGGTTtatccgggccggtttcggtccggttcacgggccaaaccggcccgtggccaggtctagtcCACGGGTTATGCCGCCTCGGCTTATGGCTACCTCAAAGGCAAACCCAAGCTACTCTTAACGGTCTTCAAGTCGGGTTATGCCCATGAAGATTTATATTCCATCGGCATCCCTTACCGAGGAAGGAgattatcaaattttcaaataagtttatgaatgttttgatttataaattataaaacttataaTCAATGTCATAATGCTAGAGTATACTATCCTTGAAAATGTTGCCGAAGAAATAATATGAgcgaagaaaaataattattagagagaagtattattagaataaatattgagtttCTTGCACTTTTTATACTTTTCGTAATCTTTGCATTAGTATGTGTTTTACTTTTCGATCCTATTTAGacatattaataatcaaataaaataatctatttttgaataagtttataaatatttagattcatAAATTACCAAACTTACAATTAATGTGATGATGCTGGAGTATGCTATCAACGAAAacattattaaagaaaaaatacgATTGAAAAAAGGTAATGACTAGATAggggtattattgaaataaatattaagtttacttaaaaaaataaattcattaaaagtttgtctaaaaaaaattatacacaaaattttttacttattttaattaatatcttagagaaaatcttaaaaatcttaaaaattttatttttttaattgagactaaggtaaaatagtatttttttaacatttcaaggtataataagataaaacaattttatttttaatcataataaaaaaattttttaagagtttatttataaataaatatttaaattttttaaaaaatataaatatatttttaaatttaaactaaatctgAAATGAAAAACACTCCTTTTACCATATTAGTGTGGATAATACAAGGAGCGATGTTAGGTGCATAACCTAACTAAAGGAGCTGGTGGCATCAGAAGCGAAATTTGATGCGAACTGAGgtcaattgaaaatcaaatttgcTTCCTCCGCCTCAGTACACCAGGATTGATCCCTCAATTTCGCTTCAGCTGGAGGCTATAGGCTACAGCCGCCGATACTACCTGCCCCAGGCAATTTCTTGTATGGTAAGTAGAAGCCATaaaattataagagaaattttttatatataatctgaatatagaaataatatattataggcAATTTCTTGTATGGTAGGTTGAAGCcatacacaatttttttatatttaatttaaatatagaaataatatattaggttataatagaatttttttaattaaaaataaaatatttattatcacaCATAGATTATTTTccaaaaatgtatttatatataattggaaatacCACCACCAAGGGGTTACTACGGTCAATTGATCCAAAATAAAAAGCCGATGATGAGAAGTTAAAGAACTCCGTAAATTCAAATGGCAGACTCTGTAGATTCCCAAAATGCCCAAATCGACGGTAACGTCGTTGCCGCCCAATCCTTGGCTCACTTCGGTGTCACTCACATGTTCGGCGTGGTGGGGATTCCAGTAACTTCCCTCGCCAACCGCGCTGTCGCTCTTGGCATCCGTTTCATCGCCTGCCATAACGAACAGTCCGCGGGTTACGCCGCCTCGGCGTACGGCTACCTCACTGGCAAACCCGGGCTACTCTTAACGGTCTCCGGGCCGGGTTGCGTCCACGGGTTGGCGGGACTTTCGAATGCCATGGTGAACACGTGGCCCATGGTCATGATATCGGGTTCATGCGATCAGAAAGACTTTGGCCGCGGCGATTTTCAAGAACTCGATCAAATTGAAGCCGTGAAAACTTTTTCGAAATTCGCTGTGAAAGCGAACGACATAAAGGATATACCTAATTGTGTTGCTCAGGTTCTTGATCAGGCTTTATCGGGTCGGCCCGGTGGGTGTTATTTGGATCTACCGACTGATGTGTTACACCAAACTATTTCACAATCGGAGGTGGAAGAATTACTTAAATCCGCTGAGAGTTATAAATCAGAAGTATCAACTGGGCTTACTCCAAAAAGTTCTGAGATTGAGCTGGCTGTTTCTCTTCTAAGAGAGGCTAAGAAACCATTGATTGTGTTTGGTAAAGGAGCAGCTTATGCACGAGCAGAGGGTGAATTGAGGAAGCTCGTCAAGAGTACTGGGATTCCATTTTTGCCTACACCGATGGGTAAGGGGTTGTTGCCTGATACGCATGAGCTTGCTGCGAGCGCAGCGAGGTCGCTAGCGATTGGTCAATGCGACGTTGCGTTGGTTGTCGGTGCTAGGCTTAATTGGTTGTTACATTTCGGTGAGCCGCCTAAGTGGTCCAAGGATGTGAAGTTCATTTTGGTGGACATTAGTGAAGAGGAGATTCAATTAAGAAAACCGCATTTGGGATTGGTTGGAGATGCgaaaaaaattttggaattgATTAATAAGGAGATAAAGGATGACCCTTTTTGTTTGGGGAACAATCATCCATGGGTTGAGGCTATTTCAAAGAAAGTTAAGGACAACGTGTCCCGAATGGAGGCTCAGTTGGCGAAGGATGTTtctccttttaattttttgactcCTATGAGGATTATAAGGGATGCAATTTTGGCGGCGGGTAGCCCTGCGCCCATATTGGTTTCTGAAGGGGCAAATACTATGGATGTAGGTAGAGCTGTTTTGGTTCAAACGGAGCCAAGGACTAGGCTGGATGCAGGGACTTGGGGTACAATGGGGGTTGGTTTAGGATATTGCATTGCAGCTGCTGTGGCTTCACCTGATCGACTTGTTGTTGCTGTTGAAGGCGACTCTGGATTCACTTTTAGTGCCATCGAAGTTGAGGTATGGCCATCTTACCGATAAATGATGATAAACTTGCGGATGAGTTGATTTTCTTCTCATGCATGACAATGTTCTTGATAGTTTCTGCTTTAACAATGTTCAGTGAACCAACTGTTTTAAccttgagtttttaatatggGATTATGATAGAAGTAAAGTCAAGCATTCAGTGTAAGCATGCTGGTAGTTTGGCCTGATGACTTGAcatgcatatttttttattcggTCATTAGGAGCATAGCCACATTTGAACCAGTAATATTTTCCATCCGGTCTTTTAATGTTATCTAACTGATAATTTgtcaatgaaaatttaatagatttccGCCCCACTGCCTATTCTGGGGTCAATGTGGAGATAGATCTTCCTCTTGGCCCTTTTTGAGGTTATTTTTAGTAGTATGTGTATGagagttttaataatttgatataggAGTGATTGAAGCCATTAATTTGGCTAGGTTTTAGTGTAGTGCATAAAGTTGCTTTTTTGTTCGGATAGTCATGTTGGATAGAAATCTTCTACAGACCAGTTTATATATGAGAGTCATTATGTCTATTTAGTTGTTTCTTTACATGTCAGTTTGCATCCACTTGTAACCATTGGATTTCTTAATTGATGTTTTTGTctaatttatcaaaatgttaATCTATGTGCTTCGTCTGATTATGCAGACATTGGTTCGGTATCAGTTGCCGGTGGTTGTGATAGTTTTTAATAATGGTGGTGTTTATGGTGGTGACCGGAGGAACCCTGAAGAAATTACAGGGCCTCACAAAGATGATCCTGCACCTACTTCCTTTGTCCCTGGCGCAGCTTATCATACTCTAATGGGAGCTTTTGGGGGAAAAGGTTATCTAGTTGGGACGCCTGATGAACTCAAGTCTGCCCTTACCGAATCATTTGCTGCACGAAAACCAGCTGTAATAAACGTTACTATTGATCCTTTTGCTGGTGCGGAGAGTGGAAGAATGCAACACAAAAACTAAGGTACTGTTGGACTGTGCAATTGTGTCGTTTGTGTCTCTCTGTTTTAGTTGCTTCTGTGCAAACTGTTTTTATTCCGGGCTTGTCAATAATGTCATATTTCCAGTTCGTTAGTGCTGGATCAAGACATGTCGCTTCTTGTCCTTTTGGATTTCATACTGGAGCAGATGCGTAATAAAGAGTCTCCCATAATATTTGTTGTTGATTAAACTCTTGATGAATATTTCAGATATACAGGGAAGTGCTTGCTTAATAAGGGTCTTACACATTTTTAAAAGGTTTCTCTGTATCTTTTTGGCTACTGAGATACATGTCTGTTatattttgattggattttgaTTAGGGCTGCTGTGTTTAGCTCGATTATTATCGAGTACCTTCTTTATCTCTTGGTTCATGGTTTTAAACCAAAGAATGAAGAAGGAAATAAAGCAAATCATTATAAAGCCTGgaactgaaaatttagatataattttataaaaatcatataataattatatctatatattgttttatttttgccttttcaactaattttttt includes:
- the LOC123225748 gene encoding 2-hydroxyacyl-CoA lyase-like; amino-acid sequence: MADSVDSQNAQIDGNVVAAQSLAHFGVTHMFGVVGIPVTSLANRAVALGIRFIACHNEQSAGYAASAYGYLTGKPGLLLTVSGPGCVHGLAGLSNAMVNTWPMVMISGSCDQKDFGRGDFQELDQIEAVKTFSKFAVKANDIKDIPNCVAQVLDQALSGRPGGCYLDLPTDVLHQTISQSEVEELLKSAESYKSEVSTGLTPKSSEIELAVSLLREAKKPLIVFGKGAAYARAEGELRKLVKSTGIPFLPTPMGKGLLPDTHELAASAARSLAIGQCDVALVVGARLNWLLHFGEPPKWSKDVKFILVDISEEEIQLRKPHLGLVGDAKKILELINKEIKDDPFCLGNNHPWVEAISKKVKDNVSRMEAQLAKDVSPFNFLTPMRIIRDAILAAGSPAPILVSEGANTMDVGRAVLVQTEPRTRLDAGTWGTMGVGLGYCIAAAVASPDRLVVAVEGDSGFTFSAIEVETLVRYQLPVVVIVFNNGGVYGGDRRNPEEITGPHKDDPAPTSFVPGAAYHTLMGAFGGKGYLVGTPDELKSALTESFAARKPAVINVTIDPFAGAESGRMQHKN